ATTTCTTAAGCAATCCTCCTATAGCGGAATAGCAAACTACCAAAGGTATTTTTTCATCAGGCTGATCAATTTGTTAGCATCAATCGGTTTAGAAATATAATCATTACATCCGGCTTGTAGTGCTTTATATTCATCATCCTGCATCGCATATGCTGTCTGTGCAATAACAGGCAACTGGGGCCGTAAGGCTTTAATAGCTTTTGTGGCATCCAATCCGTTAATATTAGGCATTTTAATATCCATCAAAACAAGATTAATATCAGGATTGGCCTTTACGGCATCAATAGCTTGCTGCCCGTCTGCAGCATGGATAAGGACAGCACCAGTTTCCTCAAAAAGCACTTCCAGAAACATATAATTTACCAATTCATCCTCGGCAATAAGAATGGTCTTTCCTTTCCAGATATTTGTCATCGTATCTGCTTTCGATTTTTGAAAAGCATTGTCGGAATGACTCGAAACGGGTTCTGACGGGTCATCAGCATCTTTATCCAAACTGATAGACGACAACGAAACACTCAGATAAACGACTGTGCCCATATCTTTTTGGGATTCAATATGTATTTTGGCGTTTATAGAATTGGCTAATTTGATAATATCTTTTAAGTTTGAAGCATCCAAATCGGAAGAAGTACCTTCAATTTTAGAAAAACTTTGGGTAGTTTCTTCCAGTACTTCAGGATCAAAACCTACGCCCGTGTCTTCAACAAATAATTGAAGTACATTATTATCCAAAATCCTGTAGCCAATCTTTATATAGCCTTTATCCGTATATTTCACCGCATTGTCAACCAATACATCTATGATCTTCCTGAGGACATCACCATCTATCTTTACGGATATTTTAGGAAGAAAATTTTTCTCATCGAGTAAAAACATAATCCGTTTATTCATAGAAGCAATGCGCTTGCCATATATAGTTTTTAACTCTTTCAGAAACTCATTTAGCTGACATACTGTTTCGTTCATATCCGAATATAAAATGATTAAATTGTAAAATACAAATATTACAAGGTGTAAAATTACCTAATTATTTCGATTTTTACAATAATATTTATGATACTTTTAGATAATAATTATTCCGGATTCATCAACAAACAAAGCCTTCAATGGATGAAAAAAAACATCTTATTTGCTTTGTATCATTGAAAATTGTACATTTGCATAACATATAAAACATCAAATAATGAAGCATTTAATTGGGATTATTTTATCAGTTTGTTTATTGTACTCATGTTCCGACGATTCCGGATATACTATTAAAGGCACTGTAGAAGGAGCGGACGGACAAACTGTTTATTTACAACAGATACAGAACTTTGAACCTGTAGTAACAGATAGTGCAACCATCAAAAAAGGAAAATTTGAATTTAAAGGAACTGTAACAGTACCTGATTTTTCTATATTAAATGTTGGAAACAATGCACCGTTACAATTTTTCATTGAAAATTCAAAAATCAATATTTCCGTCAATAAGGACAGCATCAATGCATCCAAGGTTACCGGATCAAAAGAAAATGACATTTTTTCCGAGTTCAATTCAGGGATGGAAGTTTTTGGCCACCGGATCAAACCATTGAATGAAGAATACATGTCCATGAAAATCATGGAAGCAAATGATACCATCAAAGAAAAATCCATTCTGGATCAAATGGATCAGATCCGCAAAGAAAGGAATGACTATATGTTTGATTTTGTACAGAAACATCCCAATACGGTTGTATCCGCTTTTATCATTACCAATATGTTGTCCCGCTATATCAGCCCTGACCAGTTGGAACCTGTCATCAATAGTTTTGATGATACTTACAGTCAATCGCAATGGGTAACATTGATGAAGGATAACCTGGCAACATTCAAACGTACACAAATCGGGCAAATGTTTACGGATATCACCTTACAATCTCCGGAAGACCAACCCGTTTCCCTCTCAAATTATGCAGGCAAGGGAAAATATGTATTAATGGATTTCTGGGCTTCATGGTGCAGGCCCTGTCGCATAGCGAATCCGCATATAGTAAAACTATATGATAAATATAAAAACAAAGGATTCGAAATTGTAGGTATTTCTTTAGACCGCAACAAAGATGAATGGACTGAGGCTATCGCTGCCGATGATCTAAAATGGCCTCATATGTCTGATCTAAAATTCTGGCAAAGTGAAGCCGCAAAACTATATTCGGTGAATTCCATTCCTTATACCATTCTGTTGGATAAGGAAGGAAAAATTCTGGAAAAAGGTCTTCATGCCGGGGATCTAGAGAAAAAATTAGCGGAATTATTGGATTAGTCTTGCCGGGTTTCACACTGTAGAATAAATCATGATCAAATAATGATTTTCCACTCAATATTCACAGCCTGTATATGTTGGTAAAAACCTTTGGAAGTGCTGTTTATGGGATTAATGCAACCACCATCACTATTGAAGTGAATGTCAATAAAGGGATTAATTTCTTATTGGTGGGATTACCCGACAGCGCTGTAAAGGAAAGCCAACAACGTATTGAATCAGCCTTACAAGTACATGGATTCCGTATGCCGGGAAAAAAGGTGGTCATTAACATGGCACCAGCTGATATCCGAAAAGAAGGATCGGCTTACGATCTTCCATTAGCAATTGGTATACTGGCTGCATCAGAACAAATAAAAAACGAGCATCTGGAAAAATGTATGATTATGGGGGAGTTATCCCTTGATGGTAGTATTCAACCCATCAAAGGAGCTCTACCTATTGCCTTACAAGCCAGGAAGGAAGGATTTGAATCATGTATACTGCCTGCTCAAAATGCGCGGGAGGCTTCAGTAGTAGAGGATATTGCCGTATATGGTGTCGGCAATATTAAAGAAGTGATCGACTGGATCAACGGAACCGGATCTTTACAACCTGTTCAAAACAATATAGGTAATAACGCTCCTTCTTATACAGGATTTGAGAATGATTTTTCTGATGTAAAAGGTCAGGACAATGTAAAACGTGCCATGGAAATTGCTGCGGCAGGAGGGCACAATATCATTCTTATAGGACCTCCGGGAGCGGGAAAAACAATGTTATCAAAAAGATTACCCGGTATTTTACCTCCACTGACCACTGATGAAGCATTAGAAACGACAAAAATTCATTCTGTTGCCGGAAAAACAGGAAAAGATACCACATTGATCACTCAACGTCCTTTTCGCTCTCCCCACCATACAATCAGTGATGTAGCACTGGTTGGAGGCGGTTCTTTTCCACAGCCCGGAGAAATTTCATTAGCCCACAACGGTGTTCTTTTCCTCGATGAATTACCAGAGTTCAAACGGACCGTACTGGAAGTAATGCGTCAACCCCTAGAAGATCGTGTAATAACAATCTCACGGGCTCGTTTTGCAGTCGAATATCCTGCAAGTTTCATGTTGGTTGCTTCGATGAATCCTTGCCCTTGCGGATTTTACAATCATCCTGAAAAAAAATGTATGTGTGCCCCCGGATTCGTACAAAAATACCTGAACCGCATTTCCGGACCTTTACTCGACAGGATAGATATACATATTGAAGTGGTTCCCGTTCCTTTCGATAAACTATCAGGACAACAAACAGCCGAATCCAGTTTCGCGATAAGGAAACGTGTCATCGCAGCCCGCAACAAGCAAGAGGAACGTTACACTGCTTATCAGGGTATTCATTGTAATGCCCAAATGAATTCCAAGATGTTACAAAAGTTTTGCGATATAGACATCTCCGGAAAGGAAATGATGAAAGCAGCCATGCAGAAGCTCGGATTATCCGCACGTGCGTATGACCGGATTCTTAAGGTATCCCGCACGATCGCCGACCTGGATTGTTCCGGTTCCATACAAACCCAACATCTTGCAGAGGCCATACAATACCGCAGCCTTGACCGTGAAGGATGGGGAACATAGATAAATACTATCCGTAATAATTGCCTGTTACACCGGATGAAAGAACCCGTAAAAAAAATATCATTATCGAAACGCTTGTTGCTCTTCAGGCATAGGATGCATATGCCAAGTGTCTCTTTAAGGCTTGTGGTGCTTTTTATCTGTTTATTATTATTTGCCAAACTGGTAGAAAAAAATGTCTTGTTCCCACGATTTGATAAACGACATGCCGAACGGATACAAAAAATATTCACCCAGAAGGAACACGCTTTAAACAAATATGTTGATGAAATAAAGCGTTGTATCGAAATCAACCCTGATGCTTCCTGTTTCATCAATTTTCATCACTTAAACGAGAAAAAATTAAAAAAACAGGGAATTTATATATTTGTATACCATGATGATTTATTAACCTACTGGTCTACTAAAGATGTCACTGCCAAACGATTATATCCAGAATCCGGTCTGGATAAACCTTTTATCAGCTTAAATAACGGACGCTATGCATCTTTTGTATACGAATACAATCAGCACAAAATCGTAGGATTGATCCTGATAAAAAATATTTACCTGTATGAAAACAAGTATTTAAAAACCGGATTCCAAAAAGACTTCAAACTTCCTCCCAATGTAAAGATATTTTCCGGACAAGAATCTTCAGAGTCAAATACTTATCCGATTACCGATACAAAAGGTCAATTTATGTGGTCTTTGATCTTTGACGACACTTGTCATTATGATTTTCAGACATATATTCCGGCCATTGCCTATTTTTTAGCTATACTTATTCTTTTTCTACTGATTGATACCCATTTCCAACGACTGCGAAATAACCGGTTAAAAAACGCATACCTTCCACTGCTCGCCTTAATCCTGTTTTCTTTAAGATATGCAATGCAGCGTTTCAATATTCCTCCATTTTTCTATGAATTAGAGATTTTTGACCCTATTCATTTCGGATCAAAATTATTTTCATCATTGGGTGAGTTATTTCTATGGGCGCTATTTGCTTGTTTTTATGCCATTGAATTGTACCGGAACCTCAGATTTCCGCTTTTCTATGAAAAAAGATGGAAATTCTTCTCATATATTATTATATCCCTATCTATAGTTATTCTATTTTTCTTTTCTACAGGATTAGTCATCGAGTCATTGGTTATTAATTCGTCCAATACTTTTGAAGGCCCCAACAGGATATTACTGCTCAACGGGTACAGTTTACTGGGATACATGATTATCATGTTGTGTTTGCTATCCTTTTGCCTGTTATTGGATAAAGTATTGATCCTGTGCAAACAGGAAATAAAATTAAATCAATTCTTTATCCTGTATATCATTGTTCTTTCATTAGTTATCATCGGATGGTCATTCGCTAACTTACATATTAACTTTTTCTCTATCCTCATTCTCACGGCAATGATCGGAATATTAGGGATGATCCGGCTAAGGAAGAATATAAAATTCAAATACTCCCATTTTGTTTTGATCGTATTCGTTCTGACTGTATATGTTACTTTGTATATCAACCGGTTCAGCATTATTAAATATGAAGACCAGAAAAAAGTGATTGTGACCAATCTGGCTTCACCACATGACTTGACTTCCGAATCACTGCTTCGTGATATTGACAGCAAAATCATCAGTGATACTGTACTGACCAACATCATATATGAAAATCCGGAACAGGTCAAGGATTATTTACAACGTAAATACTTTAACAGTCCAAACTGGAATTCCTATGCTTACCAATGTGTTATTTGTGACGAAGATGACTCCATATACTTAAGCAGTGAACGGAACTTTCAACACTGTATCAGTTTTTTCAAGAGGCAGATAGAAAAATATGGGACCCAGATCATCCGTTCTGATTTTTATCACATGAATCGCCCGGAAACAGATCAATATGCTTCTTATTTAGGTTGGTACAGAAAAGAAAAAGATGGGGAACCTCCATTATATATTTATCCTGAACTATGGGCTGTGGGAAATCCGGACGAAAATGAGATCGGTTACCCTGAATTACTATTGGACAGTCGTACCAGTAAAGACAATAACCTGAAAGGTTACTCATATGCTAAATATAAGAATAATGGACGAGTCAGCCAGTTTGGTGAATACAAATATAACCTGAAAGGCGATATCTTTCAATCAGAAGAATCCGATTACCATATTGTTGTTGCAGATGGCATGGAGCATCTGGTATATCGTCCGGATAAATATTCCATGATTGTGCTTAGTTCTCATTTTCCCAGGCTTGCTGACTATATCATCAATTTTTCCTACATTTTTATCTTTTCATTCCTGGTCGTATCAGGCTTTTTAATCCTGCTTTACCTGCCCATGATCCAACGTTCCTTCCTCTGGGACTTCAGGAACAAGATCCAATTTTCCATGATCACTATTACACTTGTTTCCTTTGGGATCATCGGTACTTACACCATTTTCTATATTAACCGGCAATACCAGGAAAAAACAATGACTCGATCAATGATAAAATGCAATCGGTACACAATCAACTAAATAATTTTCTAATTTTCGAAAAAACGACTAATCCTAACTGGACTGAAGATAATGATGATTTAGTCGAACCGTTGATGGCTCTCAGAAGCACTTTTTTTACCGATATCAACCTTTTTGATGTACATGGCGAGTTAATTGCCACATCTCTTCCTGATATTTTTGATAAAGGGTTAATCAGCACCCAAATAAATCCGGATGCTTTTATAAAGTTGACTTTTAGCCAAAAGGCCTCCATCATAGAAAAAGAAGATATAGGAAAATTAAGCTATACCTCCGTCTATGAACCCATCGTGGATGGAAAAAATAATGTGATCGCTTTTCTGAATTTACCTTATTTTACTCAACAGGACGATCTCCGGGAAGAAATATCAAGTGTCGTACTGGCGGTCACCAATTTTTACATGGTCATTATCCTGCTCACGGTTATTATATCAATCGTTGTGAGTAACCAAATCACACAGCCATTGAACATGTTGCAGGAAAAATTCAGAAATATCAAGTTAGGAGAAAAGAATGAGCCCATCCGTTATAATAAAAATGATGAAATCGGAGGATTGGTTAAAGAATATAACAGGGCTATAGAGGAGTTAGCACGAAGCGCTAGCCGCCTGGCCCGTTCCGAACGTGAATCGGCCTGGAGGGAGATGGCAAAGCAAATTGCCCACGAAATCAACAACCCCCTGACGCCAATGAAATTAAGCATCCAGCATCTCAAACGTGCATGGGACAACAAATCAGAGCGTTTTGACGAATATATGGAAAAAATATCCCACTCTTTGGTGGAACAAATTGATGCTCTCTCCTTCATTGCCACAGAGTTTTCAAATTTTGCAAAAATGCCGGTGGCACAAAATCAATTGATCGATCTTATTACCAGAATCGACGATGTTGTGCCATTGTTTGCTACAGGTGACAATAAACGGGCTTTCCATACAAATTACCATGGCCTGCAAAATGCAACGATTTATGCCGATAGGGAACAGATATCCCGTGTCTTTATTAACCTGTTTAAAAATGCATTGCAAGCCATTCCCAAGGATCGTCCAGCCGATATACATGTAGATGTACTAAAGCTCAACCAAATGATCTGGGTCAGGATAAAAGATAATGGAATGGGCATTCCGGAAGAAATGCAAGAAAAAATCTTCCGTCCAAATTTTACTACAAAATCCAGTGGCATGGGCGTTGGACTAACCATTGTCCGTAATATTATTGAAAGTGCCGGAGGTACAATCAGTTTCCGTACCAAACAAAATGAAG
This Bacteroidales bacterium DNA region includes the following protein-coding sequences:
- a CDS encoding AhpC/TSA family protein — encoded protein: MKHLIGIILSVCLLYSCSDDSGYTIKGTVEGADGQTVYLQQIQNFEPVVTDSATIKKGKFEFKGTVTVPDFSILNVGNNAPLQFFIENSKINISVNKDSINASKVTGSKENDIFSEFNSGMEVFGHRIKPLNEEYMSMKIMEANDTIKEKSILDQMDQIRKERNDYMFDFVQKHPNTVVSAFIITNMLSRYISPDQLEPVINSFDDTYSQSQWVTLMKDNLATFKRTQIGQMFTDITLQSPEDQPVSLSNYAGKGKYVLMDFWASWCRPCRIANPHIVKLYDKYKNKGFEIVGISLDRNKDEWTEAIAADDLKWPHMSDLKFWQSEAAKLYSVNSIPYTILLDKEGKILEKGLHAGDLEKKLAELLD
- a CDS encoding response regulator yields the protein MNETVCQLNEFLKELKTIYGKRIASMNKRIMFLLDEKNFLPKISVKIDGDVLRKIIDVLVDNAVKYTDKGYIKIGYRILDNNVLQLFVEDTGVGFDPEVLEETTQSFSKIEGTSSDLDASNLKDIIKLANSINAKIHIESQKDMGTVVYLSVSLSSISLDKDADDPSEPVSSHSDNAFQKSKADTMTNIWKGKTILIAEDELVNYMFLEVLFEETGAVLIHAADGQQAIDAVKANPDINLVLMDIKMPNINGLDATKAIKALRPQLPVIAQTAYAMQDDEYKALQAGCNDYISKPIDANKLISLMKKYLW
- a CDS encoding YifB family Mg chelatase-like AAA ATPase; translation: MLVKTFGSAVYGINATTITIEVNVNKGINFLLVGLPDSAVKESQQRIESALQVHGFRMPGKKVVINMAPADIRKEGSAYDLPLAIGILAASEQIKNEHLEKCMIMGELSLDGSIQPIKGALPIALQARKEGFESCILPAQNAREASVVEDIAVYGVGNIKEVIDWINGTGSLQPVQNNIGNNAPSYTGFENDFSDVKGQDNVKRAMEIAAAGGHNIILIGPPGAGKTMLSKRLPGILPPLTTDEALETTKIHSVAGKTGKDTTLITQRPFRSPHHTISDVALVGGGSFPQPGEISLAHNGVLFLDELPEFKRTVLEVMRQPLEDRVITISRARFAVEYPASFMLVASMNPCPCGFYNHPEKKCMCAPGFVQKYLNRISGPLLDRIDIHIEVVPVPFDKLSGQQTAESSFAIRKRVIAARNKQEERYTAYQGIHCNAQMNSKMLQKFCDIDISGKEMMKAAMQKLGLSARAYDRILKVSRTIADLDCSGSIQTQHLAEAIQYRSLDREGWGT
- a CDS encoding HAMP domain-containing histidine kinase codes for the protein MQSVHNQLNNFLIFEKTTNPNWTEDNDDLVEPLMALRSTFFTDINLFDVHGELIATSLPDIFDKGLISTQINPDAFIKLTFSQKASIIEKEDIGKLSYTSVYEPIVDGKNNVIAFLNLPYFTQQDDLREEISSVVLAVTNFYMVIILLTVIISIVVSNQITQPLNMLQEKFRNIKLGEKNEPIRYNKNDEIGGLVKEYNRAIEELARSASRLARSERESAWREMAKQIAHEINNPLTPMKLSIQHLKRAWDNKSERFDEYMEKISHSLVEQIDALSFIATEFSNFAKMPVAQNQLIDLITRIDDVVPLFATGDNKRAFHTNYHGLQNATIYADREQISRVFINLFKNALQAIPKDRPADIHVDVLKLNQMIWVRIKDNGMGIPEEMQEKIFRPNFTTKSSGMGVGLTIVRNIIESAGGTISFRTKQNEGTTFIISFPSAETDA